A stretch of the Candidatus Bathyarchaeia archaeon genome encodes the following:
- a CDS encoding ABC transporter substrate-binding protein, giving the protein MSTAATKSVALALIALIVGIGIGYGASMATIKPAPAVVTTTTVTVTGPAKPVVEEVVVASIWPLSGGLARLGEACHKAVLAAAKYINEKIGGIPSLGGAKIKIVTGDTKSDPTAGKAEAERIITTYKPTAALGSYQSAVSLTVSEVMDRYKVPYVTSSISNKLCSRGLEYIFQTSPLATQFGEMQIECLVELGKIYGWSPKKVAIVFENTAYGTDTARGLKATAEKYGLQVVLYEPYPAGITDATDLVLKIKASGAEVVCPVSYLTDAILIVRTMRELKCYAVVNGGGAGYLMPDFIEGAKEAAEYVISVGSWFHDAGPWPGLADLWINKYYVSLYPEEKFIMEHAGEAFADLFLIADAINRAASTDPVKVKEALEKTDIRADDYWNPFHFAAARPYGRVQFKDITFPPDSPHAGTYHHWNIHAHPAMMQIQKGELVTIYPPKSVRPGIKAVWPPPGLVK; this is encoded by the coding sequence ATGTCGACTGCGGCTACTAAATCTGTCGCTCTAGCTCTAATAGCGCTGATAGTGGGCATTGGGATTGGATATGGGGCCTCTATGGCCACCATCAAGCCAGCCCCCGCCGTTGTCACAACAACCACAGTAACGGTCACGGGGCCTGCCAAACCCGTGGTTGAGGAAGTGGTCGTGGCATCGATATGGCCCCTCAGCGGAGGCTTGGCTAGGCTGGGGGAGGCCTGTCATAAGGCTGTGCTTGCAGCGGCCAAGTATATTAACGAGAAAATCGGGGGGATCCCATCCCTAGGCGGGGCAAAAATAAAGATAGTGACGGGAGATACGAAGAGCGATCCCACGGCGGGCAAGGCCGAGGCGGAGAGGATCATAACGACCTATAAGCCTACGGCTGCCTTGGGATCTTATCAGAGCGCCGTTTCATTAACGGTTAGCGAAGTCATGGATAGGTATAAGGTGCCCTATGTGACTTCCTCCATATCCAACAAGCTCTGCAGCAGGGGCTTGGAATATATATTCCAAACTTCGCCCTTGGCGACCCAATTCGGGGAGATGCAAATAGAATGCTTGGTTGAGCTTGGGAAAATCTATGGATGGTCCCCCAAGAAAGTAGCTATAGTCTTCGAGAATACCGCCTATGGAACGGATACGGCGCGAGGCCTGAAGGCCACGGCCGAGAAGTACGGCCTTCAGGTAGTCCTCTACGAGCCCTACCCGGCCGGCATAACGGACGCCACGGATTTGGTGCTTAAGATAAAGGCCTCTGGGGCTGAGGTCGTGTGCCCAGTTTCTTACCTGACGGATGCAATCCTGATAGTCAGGACCATGCGCGAGCTCAAATGCTATGCGGTGGTTAATGGGGGCGGCGCGGGCTACTTAATGCCCGACTTCATCGAAGGGGCGAAGGAGGCCGCCGAGTACGTTATCAGCGTTGGCTCTTGGTTCCATGACGCCGGGCCTTGGCCGGGATTGGCCGATCTATGGATAAACAAATACTATGTTTCGCTATATCCAGAGGAGAAGTTCATAATGGAGCATGCTGGCGAGGCCTTCGCTGACCTATTCCTAATAGCGGATGCGATCAACAGGGCGGCATCCACGGACCCGGTGAAGGTCAAGGAAGCTTTGGAAAAGACGGATATAAGGGCTGACGACTATTGGAACCCATTCCACTTCGCGGCTGCTAGGCCCTATGGCCGCGTACAATTCAAAGATATAACATTTCCGCCGGACTCCCCCCATGCGGGCACGTATCACCATTGGAATATCCACGCCCACCCGGCCATGATGCAAATACAGAAGGGAGAGCTGGTGACGATCTACCCGCCGAAATCGGTGAGGCCGGGGATAAAGGCCGTATGGCCGCCGCCCGGCCTAGTGAAGTAG